In the genome of Nitrospiraceae bacterium, one region contains:
- the recG gene encoding ATP-dependent DNA helicase RecG produces the protein MIRSEHDMWRSSEPKPTGPFQQWLDRVSRPIDFASRDAFAHLPTVKNLNRFVSSQVVQALSDRVYPRAIETALLRLRELFAEDRQRLSPIEQQRRLREAATILSTLRAAAQDPAHAWNEPQDVVASSPAGRGYVSNELWKVPIRFAKGVGPQRTALLNRMGIATVEDALWTVPWRYEDRSVITPIGRLAVGAQASICGTIVHSKAKRARHRRLSILEVTVEDETGAIQILFFNQPYLEQLLPVGTRVMMTGRVVVGARGWIDRRMEVSQYEVLGEDTESPLHVGCIVPIYHETKGWTSRQMRVLIRGLLDLHAGSLQEILPVPLRARYRLPPIQHAIEDVHFPKAGTDGGQLDRGLTLAHRRLAVEELFLLQLALASRQRVVKEEVKTVRFGAHTSLLARLVRLLPFRLTPPQERVIDEIRQDMVSTRPMNRLIQGDVGSGKTVVALHAMVVACGSGYQAALMAPTEILAEQHYRNMKGLLESLGLTTVLVTGGGRAATRKVVREQVASGKAHVIIGTHALIQEGIAFAKLGLAVIDEQHRFGVLQRKTLIDKGYRPDVLVLTATPIPRTLAMTVYGDLDVSVIDAMPPGRKPVRTWLFGEAQRRRAYQIARDELRNGRQVYVVYPLVEESEKTDLQAAIQGAGRLQEEEFADFHVGLLHGRLKSDEKERVMLSYKRGDIQVLVATTVVEVGVDVPNASVMMIEHAERFGLAQLHQLRGRVGRSGHQSYCFLMASTGAVSRSFKAKSAGDSATASRERLEALVRSNDGFVIAEEDLRIRGPGEFFGFRQWGMPEFRVANLIRDADLLQQVRQEAFALLRQDPHLKAPMHQGLREAMVRKWEKKLDLGSVS, from the coding sequence CCGAGCCCAAACCCACCGGTCCTTTTCAACAATGGCTGGACCGTGTTTCACGTCCGATCGACTTTGCCAGCCGGGATGCGTTTGCCCATCTCCCCACCGTAAAAAATCTCAATCGGTTTGTCTCCTCGCAAGTGGTCCAGGCGCTCTCTGACCGTGTTTACCCACGGGCAATTGAAACGGCCTTACTCAGGTTGCGCGAATTATTCGCCGAGGACCGCCAACGGCTTTCTCCGATCGAGCAACAACGACGGCTGCGGGAAGCCGCGACGATTCTGAGTACGTTGCGGGCGGCTGCGCAGGACCCTGCTCACGCGTGGAATGAGCCACAGGATGTGGTTGCGTCTTCGCCGGCGGGACGCGGGTATGTCTCGAACGAATTGTGGAAGGTCCCGATTCGATTCGCGAAGGGGGTCGGTCCGCAACGAACAGCGCTCTTAAACCGCATGGGCATTGCGACCGTTGAGGATGCGCTATGGACGGTGCCCTGGCGATATGAAGATCGGTCGGTCATCACGCCGATCGGACGTCTCGCGGTCGGGGCGCAGGCGTCGATCTGTGGAACAATCGTTCACAGCAAGGCGAAACGCGCACGGCATCGGCGTCTTTCCATCCTTGAGGTGACGGTGGAGGATGAAACAGGGGCGATCCAGATCCTGTTCTTCAATCAACCGTACCTCGAGCAACTGCTTCCCGTGGGCACCCGTGTGATGATGACCGGTCGAGTGGTCGTCGGCGCGCGAGGATGGATCGACCGCCGCATGGAAGTCTCGCAGTACGAAGTGTTGGGCGAAGATACCGAATCGCCGTTACATGTGGGCTGCATCGTACCGATTTACCATGAGACAAAGGGTTGGACTTCGCGGCAGATGCGGGTGCTGATCCGAGGGTTGCTCGACCTGCATGCAGGAAGTCTTCAAGAAATCCTGCCGGTCCCGCTGCGGGCCCGGTATCGGCTTCCGCCTATCCAACATGCGATTGAAGACGTGCATTTCCCGAAAGCCGGGACGGATGGGGGTCAATTGGATCGAGGCCTGACGCTGGCGCACCGGAGACTCGCGGTTGAAGAATTGTTTCTGCTGCAGCTGGCCTTAGCCTCACGGCAACGGGTCGTGAAAGAAGAAGTGAAAACAGTTCGATTCGGCGCTCACACGTCGCTCTTGGCGAGGCTGGTTCGATTACTGCCATTCCGTCTCACCCCGCCACAGGAACGGGTGATCGATGAGATTCGACAGGATATGGTGTCCACCCGCCCGATGAACCGGTTGATTCAGGGCGATGTCGGATCAGGAAAAACCGTCGTGGCTCTGCATGCGATGGTGGTCGCGTGCGGGTCCGGTTATCAAGCGGCGTTGATGGCGCCCACGGAAATTTTGGCCGAGCAGCATTATCGAAACATGAAAGGCCTTCTGGAGTCGCTCGGCCTGACCACGGTGCTGGTGACAGGCGGAGGACGAGCGGCGACCCGGAAAGTCGTGCGCGAACAAGTGGCCTCCGGAAAAGCCCATGTGATTATCGGGACTCATGCGCTCATTCAGGAGGGGATCGCATTTGCAAAGCTCGGGCTCGCGGTTATTGATGAGCAACATCGGTTCGGGGTGTTGCAACGGAAGACCCTGATTGACAAGGGATATCGGCCGGACGTGCTCGTGCTGACGGCTACGCCGATTCCACGAACGTTGGCCATGACGGTCTACGGGGATCTCGATGTGTCGGTGATCGACGCGATGCCGCCTGGTCGAAAACCGGTTCGCACTTGGCTGTTCGGCGAGGCGCAGCGTCGACGGGCGTATCAGATCGCACGCGACGAGTTGCGAAACGGCCGGCAGGTCTATGTGGTCTATCCCCTCGTTGAGGAATCGGAAAAAACAGACCTCCAAGCAGCAATCCAAGGTGCTGGGCGGCTCCAGGAGGAAGAGTTTGCCGACTTCCACGTCGGTTTGTTGCATGGGCGGCTCAAGTCCGACGAGAAGGAACGGGTGATGCTGTCGTACAAGCGAGGTGACATTCAGGTTTTAGTCGCGACAACGGTGGTGGAAGTCGGAGTCGACGTGCCCAATGCCTCCGTCATGATGATCGAACACGCCGAACGGTTCGGTTTGGCTCAGTTGCATCAATTGCGCGGACGAGTGGGACGGAGCGGACATCAATCCTATTGTTTTCTCATGGCATCAACAGGGGCTGTATCGAGGTCGTTCAAGGCCAAATCGGCTGGTGACTCCGCCACAGCCTCCCGAGAGCGACTCGAGGCGCTTGTCCGGTCGAACGATGGGTTTGTGATCGCGGAAGAGGACTTACGGATTCGCGGGCCCGGCGAATTCTTCGGGTTTCGCCAATGGGGTATGCCAGAGTTTCGTGTCGCCAACTTGATCCGCGACGCCGACCTGCTCCAACAGGTTCGCCAGGAAGCGTTTGCGCTCTTGCGACAGGATCCGCACTTGAAGGCGCCCATGCATCAAGGATTGCGCGAGGCCATGGTGCGGAAGTGGGAAAAGAAGTTGGATTTGGGATCGGTGAGTTAA
- a CDS encoding class I SAM-dependent methyltransferase — translation MKPAVAVHEPLELTRETRALLAWHIPDLVAFQHSDDEWWFAPLDDNLPVVRLNRTGLDMLKSMNGHISVGALLEKYGARICGPDGQTGKWYLERWALPTYSLCYFGAEPPGGHRHKAKWDVLLQQIREGWSGQEGFEGEEHLEEFHRHELSDSAQDDGHFDLIETTVSHLFREPNDALNGLTYGRLLMQQLRKLGWFNPKPKIILEVGGGLGYIAREMAKELLPFERQAMKYVSLDITHPFLKLQTQRAKEGGWSGIGTRANGEQLPFGDNSVDLVIDNENMADMTPVKLSKSELLSGTGATAQHQEALDWIRRLRLPLEADLPDDVIFNLGPIRFVAELWRVLKPGGRAFLTEFGIEEGWPAPVKLPGHTEYEVQYSHLRQAVRWLGFQERYLSLPQFLGMKPDTKVLCTGAAYTIQRFCQAMNKPFTVRAYTENELKQALGDMLPKLQGTHYHDVADPAWFGLIDFKVLLLEKPGGPPKPTYTESKGFRWYSQR, via the coding sequence ATGAAACCAGCCGTTGCTGTCCATGAACCGCTCGAACTGACCAGAGAGACCCGCGCACTCCTGGCCTGGCACATTCCCGACCTCGTCGCCTTTCAGCACAGCGACGACGAATGGTGGTTTGCGCCTCTCGACGATAACTTGCCAGTGGTCCGACTCAATCGAACCGGCCTAGATATGCTGAAATCGATGAACGGCCACATCTCCGTTGGTGCATTGCTCGAGAAATATGGCGCCCGCATTTGCGGACCGGACGGGCAGACCGGCAAGTGGTACTTGGAACGCTGGGCCCTCCCCACCTATTCTCTCTGCTACTTCGGCGCGGAGCCGCCTGGCGGCCATCGGCACAAGGCCAAGTGGGACGTGCTGCTGCAACAAATCCGGGAAGGCTGGTCCGGCCAGGAAGGATTCGAAGGCGAGGAGCACCTCGAAGAGTTTCACCGCCATGAACTGAGCGACAGTGCACAGGACGACGGACACTTCGATTTGATTGAAACCACCGTCTCACACCTTTTCCGGGAACCAAACGACGCTCTCAACGGACTCACCTATGGTCGGCTTCTCATGCAGCAACTCCGCAAGCTCGGTTGGTTCAACCCCAAACCGAAAATCATACTCGAAGTGGGCGGGGGACTCGGCTATATAGCGCGAGAGATGGCAAAGGAACTATTGCCGTTTGAACGACAGGCCATGAAATATGTGTCGCTCGATATCACACACCCGTTCTTGAAGCTCCAGACCCAGCGGGCAAAAGAAGGCGGGTGGAGCGGGATCGGCACCAGGGCCAATGGAGAGCAGCTGCCGTTCGGCGACAATTCGGTCGATCTCGTGATCGACAACGAAAACATGGCCGATATGACGCCGGTGAAACTCAGCAAAAGTGAACTCCTCTCGGGAACCGGTGCGACCGCACAGCATCAAGAAGCGTTGGACTGGATCAGACGGCTGCGGTTGCCGCTCGAAGCCGATCTTCCAGACGACGTCATCTTCAACTTGGGACCGATTCGTTTCGTTGCAGAACTCTGGCGCGTCCTCAAACCGGGTGGACGGGCTTTCCTGACGGAGTTTGGCATTGAAGAAGGCTGGCCGGCGCCGGTGAAGCTCCCGGGCCATACCGAATACGAGGTGCAGTACAGCCATCTGCGCCAGGCTGTCCGCTGGCTCGGCTTTCAAGAGCGCTATCTCTCACTGCCCCAGTTCTTAGGCATGAAGCCCGACACGAAAGTGCTCTGCACCGGTGCGGCCTATACCATTCAACGATTTTGCCAAGCCATGAACAAGCCCTTCACCGTCCGTGCGTACACCGAAAACGAACTGAAACAAGCACTCGGTGACATGCTGCCCAAGCTGCAAGGCACGCACTACCACGACGTCGCAGACCCAGCCTGGTTCGGACTGATTGACTTCAAAGTGTTGTTACTGGAAAAGCCGGGCGGCCCCCCGAAGCCTACTTATACCGAGAGCAAAGGGTTTCGGTGGTATTCACAGCGGTGA
- a CDS encoding S16 family serine protease, giving the protein MRTKVSIILAMLLTLACSTPASLFADNVVELPVLAAVGVNNLGAFEVLLMWWDKKPEPDPAQLQWIAGRIRLGSTHLGSMSQAFSYAIERTPSIQHSGTITVAGVAYAPTGTDGPSAGAAMAVGFIAVFKGDKVQRGIALTGTFEPGGKIGFVGSIPDKMRAAAREGYRTILVPRGQIYNERWNLNELALQLNVTVKEVETIDEAYQLMTGQRI; this is encoded by the coding sequence ATGCGAACCAAGGTTTCGATCATCCTCGCCATGCTCTTAACTCTCGCGTGCAGTACTCCGGCATCACTCTTCGCAGACAATGTCGTCGAGTTGCCGGTCTTGGCCGCGGTCGGAGTCAACAATCTCGGCGCTTTTGAAGTGCTCTTGATGTGGTGGGACAAAAAGCCGGAACCTGACCCGGCCCAGTTGCAGTGGATAGCGGGTCGGATCCGACTCGGCAGTACTCACTTGGGTTCAATGTCCCAGGCTTTCTCCTATGCCATTGAAAGGACCCCGTCCATACAACACAGCGGAACCATCACCGTGGCCGGAGTCGCCTATGCCCCCACCGGCACCGACGGCCCGAGCGCCGGTGCTGCCATGGCCGTCGGCTTCATCGCTGTGTTCAAGGGAGACAAAGTTCAGCGCGGCATTGCTCTCACTGGCACGTTCGAGCCTGGGGGAAAGATTGGGTTCGTTGGAAGCATTCCGGATAAAATGCGTGCCGCCGCACGCGAAGGATATCGCACCATTCTGGTTCCACGCGGACAAATCTATAATGAACGGTGGAACCTGAACGAGTTGGCTCTTCAGTTGAACGTGACCGTGAAAGAAGTCGAGACGATCGACGAAGCCTATCAACTCATGACGGGCCAACGCATTTAG
- a CDS encoding Ppx/GppA phosphatase family protein: MREAKPIRLAGVDIGTLTCRLLIADLPVGGRLVELHSDRRILRLGEGVDQAKTLSETAMGRVIACLREWREVIETYQVNRCIAVATSAVRDAGNRAEFLDRIKREAGFEVEIITGAEEARRTLLGIRSGLPDGVTEVLALDIGGGSTEFILDRPGHKPIVRSINIGVVRLCDRIIRHDPPTDEEVRQAREWVARETRAAIVDMGNCHGATFVGTAGTITSLAAMAQKLPAYEPARIHNYTLDLDTIRELEQALLSRKKADRVGLPGLERGREEVIVAGAIIIQTVMETLGLCECLVSDLGLREGVLIELAARISES, translated from the coding sequence GTGAGAGAGGCGAAACCGATAAGGCTTGCCGGGGTCGACATAGGAACACTCACCTGCCGGTTGCTCATCGCCGATCTTCCCGTTGGCGGACGACTGGTGGAACTGCACTCAGATCGCCGCATTCTTCGCCTCGGCGAAGGGGTTGATCAAGCCAAGACACTCAGTGAAACCGCCATGGGTCGGGTTATCGCTTGTTTACGCGAGTGGCGGGAGGTGATCGAGACCTACCAGGTTAACCGCTGCATCGCGGTGGCGACGAGCGCAGTGCGGGATGCGGGCAATCGAGCCGAGTTTCTCGATCGCATCAAACGCGAGGCCGGTTTCGAGGTTGAGATCATTACTGGTGCAGAAGAAGCCAGACGAACATTGCTGGGGATTCGCTCCGGATTGCCCGATGGCGTCACCGAAGTGTTGGCGCTGGATATCGGCGGCGGCAGCACAGAGTTCATCCTGGATCGTCCAGGGCATAAACCGATCGTGCGGTCGATCAATATCGGAGTCGTCCGCCTATGCGATCGAATTATTCGTCATGACCCGCCGACTGACGAGGAAGTGCGACAGGCGCGCGAGTGGGTCGCGCGGGAAACCAGAGCCGCAATTGTCGATATGGGCAATTGTCATGGTGCGACGTTCGTTGGGACGGCCGGCACGATCACCAGCCTCGCGGCCATGGCACAGAAACTTCCTGCCTACGAACCGGCCAGGATTCACAACTACACACTCGACTTAGATACCATTCGAGAATTAGAACAGGCGCTGCTCAGTAGGAAAAAAGCTGACCGTGTCGGCTTACCCGGTCTCGAAAGAGGCCGCGAAGAGGTTATCGTTGCCGGTGCGATCATTATCCAAACAGTGATGGAGACGCTTGGACTGTGCGAATGCCTGGTCAGCGACCTGGGGTTGCGTGAAGGGGTCTTGATAGAACTGGCGGCAAGGATCTCAGAATCATGA
- a CDS encoding cupredoxin domain-containing protein: protein MRQTFFVVATISAILMGAWPTEATAPYTLITIENGSPYFVPKAVTVSSHMAIRWDNPTPTEHTITHQGCLEDGEACAFDSGVVLPNGTFTIPSLTPGRYPYICRIHPIMHGVITVTDSANPSQL from the coding sequence ATGAGACAGACCTTCTTCGTGGTAGCGACAATCAGCGCAATTTTAATGGGAGCATGGCCGACGGAGGCCACAGCGCCGTATACTCTCATTACCATTGAGAACGGATCGCCCTACTTCGTGCCGAAGGCCGTGACGGTCTCCAGCCACATGGCGATTCGGTGGGACAATCCCACCCCGACTGAACACACCATTACCCATCAAGGCTGCCTGGAAGACGGAGAGGCTTGCGCATTCGACTCCGGAGTGGTTCTCCCGAACGGCACCTTTACCATTCCCAGTCTCACACCTGGGCGGTATCCCTACATTTGCCGTATCCATCCCATCATGCACGGCGTGATCACTGTGACGGACTCCGCCAACCCCTCTCAGCTCTAG